In the Desulfobaccales bacterium genome, one interval contains:
- a CDS encoding ARMT1-like domain-containing protein encodes MRPMHLEPECLPCLRRLVELTVSLATPEPELRRRAYEAAWALVEAEMGPGAIPALIANHFHRLIRELTGNADPFLLRKQAETALLARLARQVIPNPPPAELGALLTLAALGNALDFFRPEAEVSQEIMKPPDFALWHGEAFAEALAQGPGLMLYLADNAGEQYFDLPLVQGLRALGWEVIYVVKGGPVQNDLTREDLTASGLATALAPVADTGAQTVGLLLGECSPEFRELYARARLILAKGMGHFETLGHLPDPRLFFLLQAKCAPVAGALGVPQGSFVLLWSPAVTPGR; translated from the coding sequence ATGAGGCCCATGCACCTGGAGCCCGAATGTCTCCCCTGCCTCCGACGGCTGGTGGAGCTCACCGTTTCGCTGGCCACCCCGGAGCCGGAGCTGAGGCGCCGGGCTTATGAGGCCGCCTGGGCCCTCGTGGAGGCGGAGATGGGCCCCGGGGCCATCCCGGCTTTGATCGCCAACCACTTTCACCGGCTCATCCGGGAGCTCACCGGCAATGCCGATCCCTTCCTGCTCCGCAAGCAGGCGGAGACGGCGCTCCTGGCCCGGCTGGCCCGCCAGGTGATTCCCAACCCGCCACCGGCGGAACTGGGGGCCCTTCTCACCTTGGCGGCGTTGGGGAACGCCCTGGATTTTTTCCGGCCGGAAGCGGAGGTCTCCCAAGAAATTATGAAGCCTCCGGATTTTGCCCTCTGGCACGGGGAGGCCTTCGCGGAGGCCTTGGCCCAGGGCCCGGGACTGATGCTCTATCTGGCGGACAACGCCGGGGAGCAGTATTTCGACCTGCCCCTCGTCCAGGGTCTGCGGGCTTTAGGCTGGGAGGTCATCTACGTGGTCAAGGGCGGGCCGGTGCAAAATGACCTCACCCGGGAGGACCTCACGGCCTCGGGCCTGGCCACGGCCCTGGCCCCGGTGGCCGACACCGGCGCCCAGACCGTGGGCCTCCTTCTTGGGGAGTGCTCCCCGGAGTTTCGGGAACTTTATGCCCGGGCCCGGCTTATCCTGGCCAAGGGCATGGGCCACTTTGAGACCCTGGGCCACCTTCCCGATCCCCGCCTCTTCTTCCTTTTGCAGGCCAAATGCGCCCCGGTGGCCGGGGCTTTGGGGGTTCCTCAGGGGAGTTTTGTCCTGCTGTGGTCCCCTGCCGTAACTCCGGGGAGGTGA
- a CDS encoding CBS domain-containing protein: protein MRPRVDQKGVLTGLTVREAMRRQVVRLVQTATLAHAIRSTIKFKVNALLVEAPDRQALGVVSKTDLMGAYYAGLPLDTPVEAVMVGPPLFCRPEDSLDAALEVMRQSRVHRLYVAEELPGVAVGVLAYPDIVGVLYRFCHRCRRTLLKKGERGLDLANQVRVREVMTPGVASFPENTRLVEVMEGLASQRLAAVLIRSSQGRPVGVVSKTDLILAYLHELSPDTPVKEIMQQPVVAVEQEETLETALRQMIFADIHRLFVYKERPEEVVGVLSLSDAARFRSGTCRACLASRIKVGGL from the coding sequence ATGCGCCCGAGGGTGGACCAAAAAGGGGTACTCACCGGCCTGACAGTGCGGGAGGCCATGCGCCGGCAGGTGGTGCGCCTGGTGCAGACGGCCACCTTGGCCCACGCCATCCGGAGCACCATCAAGTTCAAGGTGAACGCTTTGCTGGTGGAAGCCCCGGACCGCCAGGCTTTGGGGGTGGTGTCCAAGACCGACCTCATGGGGGCGTACTACGCCGGGCTGCCCCTGGACACCCCGGTGGAGGCCGTCATGGTGGGGCCGCCTCTCTTCTGCCGGCCGGAGGACTCCCTGGACGCCGCCCTGGAGGTGATGCGCCAGAGCCGGGTGCACCGGTTGTATGTGGCAGAGGAGCTCCCGGGAGTGGCCGTGGGGGTGCTCGCTTACCCGGATATTGTGGGCGTGCTGTATCGTTTCTGCCACCGCTGTCGCCGCACTCTGCTGAAAAAGGGGGAGAGGGGGCTGGATCTGGCCAACCAGGTGCGGGTGCGGGAGGTGATGACCCCGGGGGTGGCATCCTTTCCGGAGAATACCCGGTTAGTGGAGGTCATGGAGGGCCTGGCCTCCCAGCGGCTGGCGGCGGTCCTCATCCGGAGCTCCCAGGGCCGGCCGGTGGGGGTGGTCTCCAAAACCGACCTGATCCTGGCCTATCTCCATGAGCTGTCCCCGGACACGCCGGTCAAGGAGATCATGCAGCAGCCGGTGGTGGCGGTGGAGCAGGAGGAGACCCTGGAGACGGCCCTGCGGCAGATGATTTTCGCCGACATCCACCGCCTCTTCGTCTATAAGGAGCGGCCCGAGGAGGTGGTGGGGGTGCTGTCCCTGTCTGATGCCGCCCGCTTCCGCTCCGGGACCTGCCGGGCCTGTCTCGCCAGCCGCATCAAGGTGGGCGGACTGTAA